CGAGGGTCGTGTGGACCTGCGCGTCGTCCGTGGCGGCCTTGACCTGCACGCCGAGGCCGGTGACCGTCGCGTTGTAGAAGTCGGCGAACGTGGTCGCACCCGTGGAGGCCGCCCGCGCGGGCGTGGTGGTCCCGCCGGTCGCTGTGGCCGGCCGGCTGCGGTCGGGCACGGTGAAGCTGACGGTCACACCGCCGACCGACGACGTCGACGCGGTGCGCAGCCCGGCCAGGGCGAGCGCGAGGTCGTTGTTACTCGGCTGCTGCACGCTGGACGAGGTCGGCAGCGCGGTGGCGTCGGCGACGAGGCTCGTGTTGACGCTGATCGTGCGCGCCGTGACGGTGCCGGCCGACGGCGGCGTGGCGAACGGGTCGGCGGTCGGCGTGAACGTGCTGTCGAGCTTGCTGACGAAGAACGGCCCCGCGCTCGCGCCCGAGGCGTCGTGGCCCTGCGCGACGACCTGATTCACGGCGGCGGCGAGCGTGTTGGCGAGCGCGTCGAGCTGGTCCTGCACCGACTGCGCGCCGCCGTTGAGGAAGTCGGCCATCGCCTGCGTCGAGCCGCCGGACGGCGCGAGCGCGTGGTTGGGCTGGTCGGCGAAAGCGAGCGCGACCTTGCCGTTCGCGTCGGTCGTGCGTTGCAGCTGACGCGCGTCGATCCCGTCGACGAGCGTGTAGGAGCCGAAGGTGACCTGCATGGAGCCGTCGGCCTTCGTGAACGTCCGCACGGCGCCGAGCTTGGCGAGGTCGTCGACGGCGTTGTCGCGCGCGTCGCGGAGGTCGTTCGCCTGCTGGCCGCCCGCCTCGCTCGAGACGATGCGGCCGTTCAGGTCGGCAATCTGCTTGGCGAGGGTGTTCGCGCCCGCGAGGCTGTTGTCGAGCGCGGTGGTCGTCTGCGTGCGGAGGTCGGCGAGGCGCGAGTCGAACTGGTTGAGCATCGTCGCCGCCGCGGCGCCGCGCTGGACGACGACGGCCTTCGCCGCGCCGCTCGCCGGCTGGGCGGCGAGGTCGGACCAGCCGGACCAGAAGGCGTCCATCGCCGACGCGAGGCCGGTGTCGGACGGTTCGCCTAACACGTCCTGGACCGAGCTGAGGAGCGACTGGCTTTCCGTGGCCGCGCTCTCGCTCCCCGTCTCCTGGCGGACCGACGTGTCGAGGAGCTGGTCGCGGCTGCGGGTGATGCCGGCCACGGTCACGCCGCTCCCGACGGCGCCGTAGGTGAACTCGATCGGCGTGGAGGCCGCAAGGTCGACCGTCTGGCGCGAGTACCCGGGCGTCTGCGCGTTGGCGATGTTGTTGCCGACCGTCGAGATGACGACCTGCTGCGCCGTGAGCGCGGAGCGCGCGGTGCCGAGGACCGAGTTGAGCGACATGGGCGGGTGGCGCGCGGCGCGTCAGGCGCGGCGGTCGACGAGGGCCGCGGCGGCGCCGCCGGTCGCGCCCGCGGCGGGGAGGCCGCGCAGGGCGCGCGCGTGCGCGTCGCCCCCGGCGAGGGCGTCGCGCAGGACGCGGCGGTTGACGTCGACCTCGCGCGCGAGCGCGGTCGCCCCGGCGAGCAGGGCGTCGCAGGCGGCGCAGAGCGCGTCGGCGCCGGGGTCGACCACGGCGGCGGCCGCCGCGCGCTCGCGGAGGCGGCGGACCGGCACGTCGTCGCTGCCGGCGACGAGGCGCCCGAGCTGGCGGCGCCGCAGGCGCGCCTGGCCGAGCGTGGCGAGCAGGCGGTGCGTGGCGAAGACCGTGTCGTCGACCGTTTCGAGATCGTCGCCGCCCACGGCCGCGCGCTGGCGGCGCATGGTCGCCGCGAGGTCGTCGACGAGGCGCTGCTCGGTGCGCAGCGCGTCGAGCAGCGCGGCGACGACGGCCGGCGCCGCGGCCGCGGGTGCGGACGTGGGAACGGCGGGTAGGGGCAGCGTGACCATGGCCGGGAGGACGGGGGAACGCGGACGCGGCGCGCGGGGCTAGGGCGTCGTGCGCTCGGGCGACTTGCGCAACGACGCCCCGCCCGTGGGCGGCGTCACGCCGGGGGCGGCCGCCGGGGCGGCGGCCGTGCCGCGGGCGCGGAGCAGGTGGTGGTAGATCGCCTCGCCGATGCCGTGCGTGCTCGCCGCGCGCGGGTCGCTCGCGAGGTGTTCGTCGAGCAGGCCGGTGAACATCTCCTGCGCGCTACTCCCGCCGACGACGCCCTGGTCCTCGGGAACGGTCTCGCGCATGGCCTTGAAGAGCTGCTGCGTGAAGACGCCTTCGAGCTGGCGGGCGGCCTTGCGCAGCCGGCCGTCGTCGGTCGCGCCGGCGGCCGTCGAACTGCCGGGACCGGCGGGCGGGCGCGCGATCGGGTCGGTCATCGCACGGTCACCTCGGCCGCGAGCGCGCCGACCTCGCGGAGGGCGGCGAAGATCGCCGCGATGTCGCCCGCCGGAGTTTGGACCGCGTGGAGCGCGGCCGCGACCTGCTGGACCGAGGTGCCGGGCGCGACACGGACGTCGCCCGACGGTGCGCCCGGCGCCGCGGCGCCGCCGGCCGCGATCGAGAGGGTGACCGCGCCGTGGCTCACGACGGCGGCGCCGACGACGAGGTCGCCGCCGGCGACGACGGTGCCATCGCGCGCGTCGATGACGACGCGGGCGGCGCGGTCGGGGCTCACGCGGAGGTCGCCGAGGCGGGCGAGGGCGGCGGCGCGGCCGGCGGCGGGGAGGTTGAGCGTGACGGCGCCGGGGTCCTCGACCGCCGCGGCGGTCGGGCCTAACGCGGCGTTGACGGCGGCGGCGATCTTCGTCGCGGTGCCGATGTCGGGTTCGCGGAGGAGGAGGCGGTTGCTCTGGGCGAGCGTCGGGCGCGGCAGGTCGGCCTCGAGCTGGCCGCCGCCGGGGAGGCGCACGGTGGTCTCGACCGCGGGCGGGCCGTAGCGGTTGCGCGGGTCGACGCCGTCCGAGATCATCAGCGCGCCCTGCGCCGCGGCGACCGGGCGCCCGCCGGCCTCGGCGAGCAGGGGCGTCATGTAGAGCATCCCGCCGCGCAGCGAGCGCGCGTCGCCTAACGACGCGACCTGCACCTCGAACCGGCCGCCCGCGCGCAGGTAGGGCGAGACCTCGGCGGTGACGAGTACCGCGGCCGCGTTGCGGGTGCGGACGAGCGCCGAGGGCACCTCGACGTTGAAGTTGCGGAGCAGGTTGACGACGCTCTGCACGGTCATGCCGCCGGTGCCGGCCGCGCGGTCGCCGGAGCCGTCGAGGCCGACGGCGAGCCCGTAGCCCATGAGGCGGATCGGCGCGGCGCCCTCGGCCTGCGTGAGGTCGCGGATGCGCACGCCGCCGTCCGGTCCCGCCGCCTGCGCGGCCGCCGGGCGCGCGCCCGCGAGTGCCGCGCCGAGTGCCGCGCCGAGCGCCCAGACGAAGGCGAGGGCGTAGCGCCGGCCGCGCCCGGTCGCGTCGCGCACGATGTCGACGCCGACCGGCGGCGTGAGGCGCTCGCGGTCGGCGACGCCGGGGATGCGGAATCCGACCGGGCGGTCGCCGGACGTCGCGGCGGGGCCGTCCGCCGACGGGCGGCCGGCCGCGGCGTTGCGGCGGGCCTCGTCGGCGCGTTCCTGGGTGCGCTCGGGGGCGAGGCGGAGGAGCGCGCCGCGCGCCGCCGCGTCGGTCGCGCGGCGCGCGGCGAGGCGGCGGGCGTCTTCGGCCGCGAGGGCGCGGCCGATCGCGGCGTAGTCGGGGCGCGCGGCGGGGGCGGCCGGCGCGCGCCGGAGCGCGGCGCGGAGGCGGCGGGCGAGGGCGCGGAGCATCGGCGCGGTCAGGGCCAGAAGATGCTGATGACGCGGGTGAGGAGGCCCTGCTTCGGCTTGCCGAGCGGGCCGGGCGACTGGTAAGTGAGTTGCGCGTCGGCGAGGCGGGAGCTCTCGACGGTGTTGGCCGCGCTCACGTCCTGCGGGCGCACGTAGCCGGCGAGGGCGACGTTCTGCTGCCCCTTGTCGACGTCGATCCGCCGCACGCCCTTGACCTGGAGCGTGCCGTTAGGCGCGACGGCGACGACGCGGACGCTCATCTCGCTCTGGAAGCGGTTCTCGCGGCGCGCCTCGCCGCGGTTCTCCGCGTCGGCGTTGTTGTTGGAGTTGACGCCGGCCGAGGTGGAGAGGCCGGCGCCCGGCTTGGTGATCGTGAAGCCGAGGTCGCGCGTGCGGCGCTGCGAGTCGAGGTCGTCCTTGATCGCCGTCGAGATGGTGTAGTCGTCGACGAGGACGGTGAGGATGTCGCCGACGGCGAAGTCGCGCCGGTCGCCGGTCCAGGCGCGGAGGCCGGGGCGGAGCGGGGCGGGGGTCGCCGCGAACGCGGGCTCGGCCGGCGCCGCGGCCTGCGCGGCGACGTTAGGCGCGCCCGCGCCGGGTTTGGGCGCGGGGGCCTGCGCGGGCGCGATCGCGGGGGCGAGCGCGACGCCGCCCAGGCAGAGGCCGAGGCGGACGGGGAAGCGGAGGCCGAAGCGGGACGCGGTCACGGCAGGGTGACCACGCCGGGGGCGGCGACCGTCCCCTCGAGGCGGCGGCGGGCGTCGACGCGCACGGCGACGCGGGCGCCTAACGCGGCGTCGGCGGCCGCGGTCCCGGCGAGGCGGAGGGCGACGCCGCCCTGCCGCCAGACGACCGCGACGGCGTCGCCGGCGCGCACGGCGGCGGGCGGGACGACGGCCGGGGCGCGGAGCACCTCGCCCGCGGCGATCACGCGGCGCGTGGTCCAGCCGACGAGGCGCGGCGCGAGCGTGTCGCCCGGGGCCGCGTCGATGTCGGCGGCGGCGAGCGCCTCGCCGCGGGCGAGCGCCCGGGCGGCGCGCGGCGCCGATGCGGGCCGCGCGGACGTCGTCGGCGCGGACGCGGCCGGCTGCGCGAGCGCCGGGCGCGGGAGCGCGAGCCCCGCGGCGAGCAGCGGGAGCGGCGCCCAGCGGAGCACGGGCGGGACGGCGCGGCGAGCGGCGGTCCAGCCCGCGGGCCGGTAGCCGCGCCGCGGGCCGCGGGGCTGATGGAGGTGCTGGTCGACGGCGGCGCGCATCACTTCACCAGGTTGTCGGCGATCTCCGACATGTCCTCGCTGTTCTTGATCGCCTTGGAGTTGATCTCGTAGGCGCGCATCGCGGTGATCATGTCGACCATCTCCTGCACGATCTCGACGTTGCTGCCTTCGAGCGACCCCTGCACGAGCGAGCCGATGCCGTCGTCGCCCGGGAAGCCGGCCTGGGCCTCGCCGCTCGCCGGCGTCGGCGAGTAGAGGTTCTGGCCGTCGGCCTGGAGGCCGGCCGGGTTGACGAAGCGGGCGAGCTCGAGGCGCCCGAGTTCCTGGGGCTTCGACGTGTCGTTGCCGCGCGTCGCGGTCACGACGCCGGTGCGCGAGATGCTGACCGTCGTCGCGTCCTGGGGGATGCGGATCGACGGCTGGACGGTGTAGCCCTCGCTCGTCACGAGCACGCCCTGGTCGCTGATCTGGAGCGAGCCGTCGCGCGTGTAGGCGACCTGGCCCTGGCCGGTCTGGACCTGGAAGAAGCCCTCGCCCTCGATCGCGACGTCGAGCGGGCGGTTGGTCGTTTCGAGGGTGCCCTGCGTGTGGAGGCGGGTGACGGCGGTGAGCCGGGTGCCGCGGCCGACCTGCACGGCGGGGGTGGTCTGGCTCTCGGCGGCGCCGATAACGGCGGCGCCCTGGACGTTCTGGTAGAGCAGGTCCTCGAACTGGGCGCGGCTGCGCTTGAAGCCCGTCGTGTTGACGTTGGCGAGGTTGTTGGCGATGACCTCGCTGCGGGTCTGCTGGGCCATCATGCCGCTCGCGGCGGCGCGGAGTGCCGGATCCATGCGGGGGTCTCCTGGTTCCCGTTAGACGGGTTTGCCGAGTTCGTTCGCGGCGAGGCCGCGGACGGCGTCCATCGTGGTAACGGCCTTCTGGACCGAGGCGTACGCGCGCTGCACGGCGATCATGTCGACGAGCGCGCCGACCGGGGTGACGTTGCTCTCTTCCAGGAAGCCCTGGCGCACGCGGCGGTCGGCGGGGGCCACGCTCTGGCGGGCGGCGGGCGGGACGAAGCGGGTCGCGCCGTCGTGGGCGAGCGAAGTGCCGGCCGGGGCCCGCTCGACGCGCAGTTGGGCGATCACGCGGTCGCCGCCCGGCCCGCTCGCGCGCACGGTGCCGTCGGGGCCGACGGCGACGGTCGTATTGGGCGGGACGGTGATCGGACCCGAGGTGCCTAACACCGCGCTGCCGTCGGCGGCGACGAGCCGCCGGTCGGCGTCGAGCTGGAAGGAGCCGGCGCGCGTCCAGCGCTCGGCGGTGGCGTCTTGGGCTCCGGCCGGCCGGACGACGAAGAAGCCCTCGGACTGTAGGGCGACGTCGAGCGGGTTGCGCGTCTCGCGGAGCGAGCCGGCGGTGAGGTCGACCGCGCTCTGGACGGCGGCGCTCTCGCCGGCCGTGCCCGCGCCGACGAGGCGGGCGAAGCCGCGGTCGCCCTTGAAGCCGTCGGTCGAGACGTTCGCGAGGTTGTTGGCGACGAGTTCCTGCCGGCGCTCCCAGTAGCGGAGCGCGCCGGCGGCGCTGGTGAGGCCGGTGGGGCGAGGCATGCCACGAGCCAAGGCAAGCCATACGCCCCCGACGGTCAGTTGGTCGTCACCGGTTAACTCGTTGTGATGACGCGACTTGACCGAACAGCTGGCGCAGAGGCGAGCGGGATTCCACTCGGCAGGAACTGCCGATCCGGCCGGAGCTGCCGATCACGGTTGCCGCAGCTCCAGCACGACCGCCTGGTACGGCTGCATGGCGAGCGTGCTCCCCTGCACGGGCGAGCCGGCGAGGTTGTTGAGGAGCGTGCGCCCGACCGTGTAGCCGGCGGGCACCGGCGCGCGCCCGCCGGCCGCGCTGAAGCTGAGCGCGACGAGCAGCGTCCGCCCGCCGAGCGTGCGCGTGTAGCTGAAGACGTGGGGGTTGTCGCGGTCGAGCAGCTGGTAGCGGCCGTAGACGAGCGTCGGCTCGGCGTGGCGGAGCGCGACCGCGCGCCGGAAGTAGTGCAGCACGGAGCCGGTGTCCCGCTCGGCGGCGGCGACGTTGATCGCGTCGTGGTTGGCGTTCACCGCGAGCCAGGGCGTGCCGGTCGTGAAGCCCGCGTTGGGCCCGGCGGTCCACTGCATCGGCGTGCGGCCGTTCTCGCGGGCGACCTCGGCCTGGCCGCGCAGGAAGGCGCGCAGCGAGTCCGCGCCGACGCCCTCGCGCTGCATGCGCGCGTAGCGGTTGCGCGTCTCGATGTCGCGGTAGTCCTCGATGCGCGCGAGGCGCGGGTTGGTCATCCCGATCTCGTCGCCGTTGTAGACGTAGGGCGTCGCGCGCATCGTCAGCAGCAGTGTGTGGAGCATCTTGGCCGACGCGACGCGGTACTGGGGCGCGTCGTTGCCGAAGCGGCTCACCGCGCGCGCCTGGTCGTGCGTGCCCCAGTACACGGTGCCCCACCCGCGGTCGGCGAACACCGAGTCCCAGCGGGTGAAGATCGCCTTGAGGTCGGGGAGGCGCCGGTTGGCGCTGTCGGGGTAGGCCCCGTCCGTCGGGTTGCGCCCCCAGCCCTGCACGTCGAAGTGGTAGAACGTCTGCAGCTCCTGCCGCGCCGGGTCGACGAACTTGAGCGCGTCCTGGATCTGCACGCCCGCGCCCTCGCCCACGGTCATCACGTCGTACTTGCTGAGGACCTCGCGGTTCATCTCGTGGAGGTACTCGTGCAGGTGCGGGCCGCTGGCGTAGAAGCGGCCCCAGTCGCCGCCGTACTCGGCCGGAATCGGCGGGTAGGTCGTGTCCTTCGAGATGAACGGGATGACGTCCATGCGGAAGCCGTCGACGCCCTTGTCGAACCAGAACTTCATCAGGGCGTAGACTTCCTGCCGGAGCTTCGGGTTCTCCCACTTCAGGTCGGGCTGTTTGCGGCTGAAGTAGTGCAGGTAGTACGCGCTGGTCGTCGAGTCGAAGCGCCACGCGTCGCCGTTCACGTCGAAGAAGCTGACGCGTTTGGGGGGCGTGCCCTTTTCCGCGGGCCACCAGTGGTAGTAGTCGCGGTACGGGTTCGTGCGACTCTTCCGGGACTCCTGGAACCAGCGGTGCTCGTCGCTCGAGTGGTTGACGACGAGGTCCATGACGAGCTTGATGCCGCGCGCGTGCATCCCCTTGAGCAGCGCGTCGAAGTCGGCCATGGTGCCCATCTGCGCCATGATGCCGCGGTAGTCGCTGATGTCGTAGCCGTTGTCGTCGTTGGGCGACCCGTAGA
The Gemmatimonadetes bacterium T265 genome window above contains:
- a CDS encoding flagellar hook-associated protein FlgK; amino-acid sequence: MSLNSVLGTARSALTAQQVVISTVGNNIANAQTPGYSRQTVDLAASTPIEFTYGAVGSGVTVAGITRSRDQLLDTSVRQETGSESAATESQSLLSSVQDVLGEPSDTGLASAMDAFWSGWSDLAAQPASGAAKAVVVQRGAAAATMLNQFDSRLADLRTQTTTALDNSLAGANTLAKQIADLNGRIVSSEAGGQQANDLRDARDNAVDDLAKLGAVRTFTKADGSMQVTFGSYTLVDGIDARQLQRTTDANGKVALAFADQPNHALAPSGGSTQAMADFLNGGAQSVQDQLDALANTLAAAVNQVVAQGHDASGASAGPFFVSKLDSTFTPTADPFATPPSAGTVTARTISVNTSLVADATALPTSSSVQQPSNNDLALALAGLRTASTSSVGGVTVSFTVPDRSRPATATGGTTTPARAASTGATTFADFYNATVTGLGVQVKAATDDAQVHTTLAGQARTRRQSVDGVNTDEELTNLMQAQQAYAAAAKIVSTVDDMMKTLVEMV
- the malL gene encoding alpha-glucosidase, with the translated sequence MPRARPLLAAALLAAPPLAAVAPAARAQGTTAPAPAAPTRRVTRGNGLPRALAGGAAPQRAWWKEAVVYQIYPRSFQDTNGDGVGDLRGIIRHLDYLKSLGVDVVWLNPIYGSPNDDNGYDISDYRGIMAQMGTMADFDALLKGMHARGIKLVMDLVVNHSSDEHRWFQESRKSRTNPYRDYYHWWPAEKGTPPKRVSFFDVNGDAWRFDSTTSAYYLHYFSRKQPDLKWENPKLRQEVYALMKFWFDKGVDGFRMDVIPFISKDTTYPPIPAEYGGDWGRFYASGPHLHEYLHEMNREVLSKYDVMTVGEGAGVQIQDALKFVDPARQELQTFYHFDVQGWGRNPTDGAYPDSANRRLPDLKAIFTRWDSVFADRGWGTVYWGTHDQARAVSRFGNDAPQYRVASAKMLHTLLLTMRATPYVYNGDEIGMTNPRLARIEDYRDIETRNRYARMQREGVGADSLRAFLRGQAEVARENGRTPMQWTAGPNAGFTTGTPWLAVNANHDAINVAAAERDTGSVLHYFRRAVALRHAEPTLVYGRYQLLDRDNPHVFSYTRTLGGRTLLVALSFSAAGGRAPVPAGYTVGRTLLNNLAGSPVQGSTLAMQPYQAVVLELRQP
- the flgG gene encoding flagellar basal-body rod protein FlgF; amino-acid sequence: MPRPTGLTSAAGALRYWERRQELVANNLANVSTDGFKGDRGFARLVGAGTAGESAAVQSAVDLTAGSLRETRNPLDVALQSEGFFVVRPAGAQDATAERWTRAGSFQLDADRRLVAADGSAVLGTSGPITVPPNTTVAVGPDGTVRASGPGGDRVIAQLRVERAPAGTSLAHDGATRFVPPAARQSVAPADRRVRQGFLEESNVTPVGALVDMIAVQRAYASVQKAVTTMDAVRGLAANELGKPV
- a CDS encoding flagellar basal body rod protein FlgG — translated: MDPALRAAASGMMAQQTRSEVIANNLANVNTTGFKRSRAQFEDLLYQNVQGAAVIGAAESQTTPAVQVGRGTRLTAVTRLHTQGTLETTNRPLDVAIEGEGFFQVQTGQGQVAYTRDGSLQISDQGVLVTSEGYTVQPSIRIPQDATTVSISRTGVVTATRGNDTSKPQELGRLELARFVNPAGLQADGQNLYSPTPASGEAQAGFPGDDGIGSLVQGSLEGSNVEIVQEMVDMITAMRAYEINSKAIKNSEDMSEIADNLVK